From the Streptomyces nigrescens genome, one window contains:
- a CDS encoding histone-like nucleoid-structuring protein Lsr2: MAQRVVVTLSDDIDGGEAAETVAFGLDGKSYEIDLNPANAKKLRGALAPFVEAGRKRAKSGKAYHRTAVTPDPAAVRAWARSNQMDVPPRGRIPKKVYEAFNAANH, encoded by the coding sequence GTGGCGCAGCGCGTAGTAGTAACGCTCTCCGATGACATCGACGGAGGAGAAGCCGCAGAGACGGTCGCCTTCGGATTGGACGGGAAGTCGTACGAGATCGACCTCAATCCCGCCAATGCGAAGAAACTGCGCGGTGCCCTCGCTCCGTTCGTCGAGGCCGGCCGCAAGCGGGCCAAGTCCGGCAAGGCCTACCACCGGACCGCGGTGACCCCCGATCCCGCGGCCGTCCGGGCCTGGGCCCGCTCCAACCAGATGGACGTCCCCCCGCGCGGCCGGATCCCGAAGAAGGTCTACGAGGCCTTCAACGCCGCCAATCACTGA
- the purS gene encoding phosphoribosylformylglycinamidine synthase subunit PurS: MARVVVDVMLKPEILDPQGQAVQRALPRLGFEGIADVRQGKRFELEVEGPVDEAALARIHEMAETFLANTVIEDFTVRVDS, encoded by the coding sequence GTGGCACGCGTCGTAGTCGACGTCATGCTCAAGCCGGAGATCCTCGACCCGCAGGGGCAGGCGGTGCAGCGCGCACTGCCACGCCTGGGCTTCGAGGGGATCGCCGACGTCCGTCAGGGCAAGCGTTTCGAACTTGAGGTGGAGGGTCCGGTCGACGAGGCCGCCCTCGCTCGCATCCATGAGATGGCCGAGACCTTCCTCGCAAACACCGTCATCGAAGACTTCACCGTGCGGGTCGACTCATGA
- a CDS encoding M23 family metallopeptidase — MPSTSARKLSAFAARLCLLTFIGMVVTNVFVDYFAYWLTWIPLVLWLLIGFGVNRRRSGTKAAGVTGSAPEPVVTAAPVTGRWKAQNSPADKVPSHGTRAYGQAYAIDIVAEPEPGARPGFGWWPLARGNADFPAFGAPLFAVADATVVRTDDRQRDHLSRTSWPAVVYFFLVEGIGRTLGGARRIIGNHVILDLGGGTYALYAHVRRGSLTVRPGDRVRAGQQLGQCGNSGNSTEPHVHFQLMDAVDCKTADGLPFTWQDIGVPANGEIFEAAPAAVAETEGTVSGPA; from the coding sequence ATGCCGTCCACGTCCGCACGGAAGCTCTCCGCATTCGCCGCCCGCCTCTGCCTGCTGACCTTCATCGGGATGGTCGTCACGAACGTCTTCGTCGACTACTTCGCGTACTGGCTGACCTGGATTCCGCTCGTCCTGTGGCTGCTGATCGGATTCGGCGTCAACCGACGGAGGTCCGGCACGAAGGCCGCGGGCGTCACCGGGTCCGCTCCCGAGCCGGTGGTGACCGCCGCGCCGGTCACCGGCCGCTGGAAGGCGCAGAACAGTCCCGCCGACAAGGTCCCCAGCCACGGCACCCGGGCCTACGGGCAGGCGTACGCCATCGACATCGTGGCCGAGCCCGAGCCCGGCGCCCGGCCCGGCTTCGGCTGGTGGCCCCTCGCCCGGGGCAATGCGGACTTCCCGGCCTTCGGCGCGCCCCTGTTCGCTGTCGCCGACGCCACCGTCGTCCGCACCGACGACCGCCAGCGCGACCACCTCAGCCGCACGTCATGGCCCGCGGTCGTCTACTTCTTCCTCGTCGAGGGAATCGGCCGCACCCTGGGCGGCGCCCGGCGGATCATCGGCAACCACGTGATCCTCGACCTGGGCGGCGGCACCTACGCGCTCTACGCCCATGTCCGCCGTGGCTCGCTCACCGTCCGCCCGGGGGACCGGGTCCGGGCCGGGCAGCAGCTCGGTCAGTGCGGCAACTCCGGCAACAGCACCGAACCGCACGTCCACTTCCAGCTGATGGACGCCGTCGACTGCAAAACCGCCGACGGGCTCCCCTTCACCTGGCAGGACATCGGCGTCCCGGCCAACGGCGAGATCTTCGAGGCGGCCCCGGCGGCGGTGGCGGAAACCGAGGGCACTGTCAGTGGTCCCGCATAG
- the purQ gene encoding phosphoribosylformylglycinamidine synthase subunit PurQ, whose product MTSRIGVVTFPGTLDDRDTQRAVRVAGAEAVPLWHRDKDLKQVDAVVLPGGFSYGDYLRAGAISRFSPLMETVIEQAKAGMPVLGICNGFQVLTESHLLPGAMLRNNHLHFICRDQKLRVENAETSWTVDYESGQEISVPLKNIDGRYVADERTLDMLEAEGRVAFRYLDGNPNGSLRDIAGITNEAGNVVGLMPHPEHAVEPLIGTGRTDGLGFFTSILKKLVNA is encoded by the coding sequence ATGACCTCGCGGATCGGAGTCGTTACCTTCCCCGGCACGCTCGACGACCGCGATACCCAGCGCGCCGTCCGGGTGGCCGGCGCCGAAGCGGTGCCGCTGTGGCACCGCGACAAGGACCTCAAGCAGGTCGACGCCGTGGTGCTGCCCGGCGGCTTCTCGTACGGCGACTATCTGCGGGCCGGGGCCATCTCCCGTTTCTCGCCGCTGATGGAGACCGTTATCGAGCAGGCCAAGGCCGGTATGCCCGTCCTGGGTATCTGCAATGGCTTCCAGGTGCTCACCGAGAGCCACCTGCTGCCCGGCGCCATGCTGCGCAACAACCATCTGCACTTCATCTGCCGCGACCAGAAGCTGCGGGTGGAGAACGCGGAGACTTCCTGGACCGTGGACTACGAGTCCGGCCAGGAGATCAGCGTTCCGCTGAAGAACATCGACGGCCGGTACGTCGCCGACGAGCGCACGCTCGACATGCTCGAGGCCGAGGGCCGGGTCGCCTTCCGCTACCTGGACGGCAACCCCAACGGTTCGCTCCGCGATATCGCCGGCATCACCAATGAGGCGGGCAATGTCGTCGGCCTCATGCCGCACCCCGAGCACGCCGTGGAGCCGCTGATCGGTACGGGCCGTACCGACGGCCTCGGATTCTTCACCTCGATCCTGAAGAAGCTGGTCAACGCATGA
- a CDS encoding ArsR/SmtB family transcription factor, with the protein MDLEQRVSELERRLAALEQVADRPAPAPERDPDDALWALRGLKDQLAELGADNGGVLFTGAVRTPGGQRYEWQYGLITDTVLERDWADAAESFAALGQPVRLRLLREILGGRCTAAELTELDGTGTTGQIYHHLRQLTAAGWLRTAARGRYEVPTDRVVPLLVMLTAAGP; encoded by the coding sequence ATGGATCTCGAACAGCGGGTGTCCGAGCTGGAGCGACGCCTGGCGGCACTCGAGCAGGTCGCCGACCGGCCGGCACCCGCGCCCGAGCGCGATCCCGATGACGCGCTGTGGGCCCTGCGGGGCCTGAAGGACCAGCTCGCCGAGCTGGGCGCCGACAACGGCGGAGTGCTGTTCACCGGCGCGGTGCGGACTCCGGGCGGACAGCGCTACGAATGGCAGTACGGCCTGATCACCGACACCGTGCTGGAACGCGACTGGGCCGACGCCGCCGAGTCGTTCGCGGCGCTCGGCCAGCCCGTACGCCTGCGGCTGCTGCGCGAGATCCTCGGCGGTCGCTGCACCGCCGCCGAACTCACCGAGCTCGACGGCACGGGCACGACCGGCCAGATCTACCACCACCTGCGGCAGCTGACCGCCGCCGGCTGGCTGCGCACGGCCGCCCGCGGCCGTTACGAGGTACCCACCGACCGCGTCGTACCGCTGCTGGTGATGCTGACCGCCGCCGGGCCCTGA
- a CDS encoding maleylpyruvate isomerase family mycothiol-dependent enzyme has protein sequence MPPAARKPRARQYDPKKTRAAVAAQLDHVRDAVRALTPEQLALPTRLGDWTVRELVAHLAMAVGAVARSLAQPAPPRPEATLLEWPSASAPLASSVDERSRALAAAHEPVDLLERTAAEYTEVVGPEPDDRVMVVVPGAMRLSDFLVTRCLELVVHTDDLAAATGQEIPYDRQALANTTRLLADVLAARAPGGSVEVRVPPFAVVQCVEGPKHTRGTPPNVVETDPLTWIRLATGRTTWAEAVDAARVSAGGERADIGGYLPVMS, from the coding sequence ATGCCACCCGCCGCCCGGAAGCCGCGCGCCCGTCAGTACGACCCGAAGAAGACCCGCGCCGCCGTCGCGGCCCAGCTCGACCATGTCCGGGACGCCGTACGCGCTCTCACGCCCGAGCAGCTCGCGCTGCCGACCCGCCTCGGCGACTGGACGGTGCGGGAGCTGGTGGCGCATCTGGCCATGGCGGTGGGCGCGGTGGCGCGCAGCCTCGCGCAGCCGGCACCGCCGCGGCCGGAGGCCACCCTGCTGGAGTGGCCGTCCGCGTCCGCCCCGCTCGCCTCCTCGGTCGACGAGCGCAGCCGCGCCCTGGCCGCCGCCCACGAGCCCGTGGACCTGCTGGAGCGCACCGCGGCGGAGTACACCGAGGTCGTCGGGCCGGAGCCCGATGACCGGGTGATGGTCGTCGTCCCCGGCGCGATGCGGCTGTCCGACTTCCTGGTCACCCGCTGCCTCGAACTCGTCGTGCACACCGACGATCTCGCGGCGGCGACCGGCCAGGAGATCCCGTACGACCGCCAGGCACTAGCCAATACGACCCGGCTGCTGGCCGATGTGCTGGCCGCCCGCGCGCCGGGAGGCTCGGTCGAGGTCCGGGTGCCGCCGTTCGCCGTGGTGCAGTGCGTCGAGGGGCCGAAGCACACCCGCGGCACCCCGCCGAATGTCGTCGAGACCGACCCGCTGACCTGGATACGGCTGGCCACCGGCCGTACCACCTGGGCCGAGGCGGTGGACGCGGCGCGCGTCAGCGCCGGCGGTGAGAGGGCCGACATCGGCGGGTATCTGCCCGTCATGAGCTGA
- the purL gene encoding phosphoribosylformylglycinamidine synthase subunit PurL, whose protein sequence is MTLDTVKHAAETPDTDQPWAELGLKQDEYQRIREILGRRPTGAELAMYSVMWSEHCSYKSSKVHLKQFGEKAPENDALLVGIGENAGVVDVGQGYAVTFKVESHNHPSYIEPYQGAATGVGGIVRDILAMGARPVAVVDPLRFGAADHPDTKRVLPGVVAGIGGYGNCLGLPNIGGEVVFDACYQGNPLVNAGCIGVMKHEDIHLAKASGAGNKVILYGARTGGDGIGGVSVLASETFDDSKPTKRPAVQVGDPFQEKLLIECTLEIFKEDLVDGIQDLGGAGLSCATSELASAGSGGMRVELDTVPLRDSSLSPEEILMSESQERMCAIVEPGKVDRFLEICEKWDVIATVIGEVTDGSQLEIFWHGEQIVDVPPRTVAHEGPVYQRPYARPDWQDALQADDAAKLPRPATAEELRAQVLKLVASPNQASKAWITDQYDRFVQGNTVLAQPEDAGMVRIDEDSNLGVALATDGNGRYAKLDPYAGAQLALAEAYRNVAASGAKPLAVSDCLNFGSPEDPAVMWQFAEATRGLADACQTLGTPVTGGNVSLYNQTGEVAIHPTPVVAVLGVIDDVNRRTPIAFAEEGQLVYLLGDTREELGGSAWSQVVHDHLGGLPPKVDLERERLLAEVLISASRDGMIDAAHDLSDGGLIQALVESCLRGGKGARLVVPDGLDPFVLLFSESAGRAVVAVPRSEELRFTDMCGARGLPATRIGVIDGAEIDVQGQFSIPLSELKESHEATIPGLIA, encoded by the coding sequence ATGACTCTCGACACCGTCAAGCACGCAGCCGAGACGCCGGACACCGACCAGCCGTGGGCCGAACTCGGCCTGAAGCAGGACGAGTACCAGCGCATCCGGGAGATTCTCGGCCGCCGTCCCACCGGCGCCGAACTCGCCATGTATTCGGTCATGTGGTCCGAGCACTGCTCCTACAAGAGCAGCAAGGTCCATCTGAAGCAGTTCGGTGAGAAGGCCCCGGAGAACGACGCGCTGCTCGTCGGCATCGGCGAGAACGCCGGTGTCGTCGACGTCGGCCAGGGCTACGCCGTCACCTTCAAGGTGGAGTCCCACAACCACCCCTCGTACATCGAGCCCTACCAGGGCGCGGCCACCGGCGTCGGCGGCATCGTCCGCGACATCCTCGCCATGGGCGCCCGCCCCGTCGCCGTCGTCGACCCGCTGCGGTTCGGTGCCGCCGACCACCCCGACACCAAGCGCGTCCTGCCGGGCGTGGTGGCCGGAATCGGCGGCTACGGCAACTGCCTGGGGCTGCCCAACATCGGTGGCGAGGTCGTCTTCGACGCCTGCTACCAGGGCAACCCGCTGGTCAACGCCGGCTGTATCGGCGTCATGAAGCACGAGGACATCCACCTCGCCAAGGCGTCCGGCGCGGGCAACAAGGTCATCCTTTACGGCGCCCGCACCGGCGGCGACGGCATCGGCGGCGTCTCCGTGCTGGCCTCGGAGACCTTCGACGACTCCAAGCCCACCAAGCGCCCCGCCGTCCAGGTCGGTGACCCCTTCCAGGAGAAGCTGCTCATCGAGTGCACCCTGGAGATCTTCAAGGAAGACCTGGTCGACGGCATCCAGGACCTCGGCGGTGCCGGCCTGTCCTGCGCCACCAGCGAGCTGGCCTCGGCCGGCTCCGGCGGCATGCGCGTCGAGCTGGACACCGTGCCGCTGCGCGACTCCTCCCTCTCGCCCGAGGAAATCCTCATGAGCGAGTCCCAGGAGCGCATGTGCGCGATCGTCGAGCCCGGCAAGGTCGACCGCTTCCTGGAGATCTGCGAGAAGTGGGATGTCATCGCGACCGTCATCGGTGAGGTGACGGACGGCTCGCAGCTGGAGATCTTCTGGCACGGCGAGCAGATCGTGGACGTGCCGCCGCGCACCGTCGCCCACGAGGGCCCGGTCTACCAGCGCCCGTACGCGCGCCCCGACTGGCAGGACGCCCTCCAGGCCGACGACGCGGCCAAGCTGCCCCGCCCGGCGACCGCGGAGGAACTGCGGGCGCAGGTCCTGAAGCTGGTGGCCTCGCCCAACCAGGCATCCAAGGCGTGGATCACCGACCAGTACGACCGGTTCGTACAGGGCAACACCGTCCTCGCGCAGCCGGAGGACGCCGGTATGGTCCGCATCGACGAGGACAGCAACCTCGGTGTCGCGCTCGCGACCGACGGCAACGGGCGCTACGCCAAGCTCGACCCCTACGCGGGCGCGCAGCTGGCGCTGGCCGAGGCCTACCGCAATGTCGCCGCGTCCGGTGCCAAGCCGCTGGCGGTCTCCGACTGCCTGAACTTCGGTTCGCCCGAGGACCCGGCGGTGATGTGGCAGTTCGCCGAGGCCACCCGCGGTCTCGCCGACGCCTGCCAGACCCTGGGCACGCCCGTCACCGGCGGCAATGTCTCGCTCTACAACCAGACCGGCGAGGTGGCGATCCACCCGACCCCGGTCGTCGCGGTGCTCGGTGTCATCGACGATGTGAACCGCCGTACGCCGATCGCCTTCGCGGAGGAGGGCCAGCTGGTCTACCTCCTCGGAGACACCCGCGAGGAGCTCGGCGGTTCGGCGTGGTCGCAGGTCGTGCACGATCACCTCGGTGGTCTGCCGCCGAAGGTGGACCTGGAGCGCGAGCGGCTGCTGGCGGAGGTGCTGATCTCGGCCTCCCGTGACGGCATGATCGACGCCGCACACGACCTCTCCGACGGCGGTCTGATCCAGGCGCTGGTGGAGTCGTGCCTGCGCGGCGGCAAGGGCGCCCGCCTCGTCGTTCCCGACGGGCTGGACCCCTTCGTCCTGCTGTTCTCCGAGTCGGCGGGCCGTGCGGTCGTCGCCGTCCCGCGCAGCGAGGAGCTCCGCTTCACCGACATGTGCGGTGCTCGGGGCCTGCCGGCCACCCGGATCGGCGTGATCGACGGCGCGGAGATCGACGTCCAGGGGCAGTTCAGCATCCCGCTGAGCGAGCTGAAGGAGTCGCACGAGGCGACGATCCCGGGCCTGATCGCCTGA